One Malania oleifera isolate guangnan ecotype guangnan chromosome 9, ASM2987363v1, whole genome shotgun sequence DNA segment encodes these proteins:
- the LOC131164647 gene encoding probable lipid phosphate phosphatase beta isoform X2, whose amino-acid sequence MESKPSPPEPTTPAAATTLRHRLANLDATLSHQLHTFSQPLPRAVLLFLELSGDGRFFFPVVISLLLSSSSSSSSSSSSSSSSSSSSFSASLHRIFASLLLGGLLDLVLVGLAKHFVRRPRPVYNKGMHLTVAVDHWSFPSGHSSRVCFIASFLCLLYAPVTESIKHYEETSYI is encoded by the coding sequence ATGGAATCGAAACCCTCACCGCCCGAACCCACCACCCCCGCCGCTGCCACCACGCTCCGCCACCGTCTGGCCAACCTTGACGCTACCCTCTCTCACCAGCTTCATACTTTCTCGCAGCCCCTTCCCCGCGCGGTCCTCTTATTTCTCGAACTTTCCGGCGATGGTCGCTTCTTCTTCCCCGTTGTCATCTCTCTACTcctttcctcctcctcctcctcctcctcctcctcctcttcctcttcctcttcctcttcctcttccttctcCGCTTCCCTCCACCGCATTTTCGCCTCTCTTCTTCTCGGTGGCCTCCTCGACCTCGTCCTCGTCGGCCTTGCGAAGCACTTTGTCCGTCGACCCCGCCCCGTTTACAACAAGGGCATGCACCTCACCGTCGCCGTTGATCACTGGTCCTTCCCCAGCGGCCACTCCTCTAGGGTTTGCTTCATCGCTTCATTCTTGTGCCTCTTGTATGCGCCTGTCACGGAGTCTATCAAGCATTACG
- the LOC131164647 gene encoding probable lipid phosphate phosphatase beta isoform X1, translating into MESKPSPPEPTTPAAATTLRHRLANLDATLSHQLHTFSQPLPRAVLLFLELSGDGRFFFPVVISLLLSSSSSSSSSSSSSSSSSSSSFSASLHRIFASLLLGGLLDLVLVGLAKHFVRRPRPVYNKGMHLTVAVDHWSFPSGHSSRVCFIASFLCLLYAPVTESIKHYGLEIESWE; encoded by the coding sequence ATGGAATCGAAACCCTCACCGCCCGAACCCACCACCCCCGCCGCTGCCACCACGCTCCGCCACCGTCTGGCCAACCTTGACGCTACCCTCTCTCACCAGCTTCATACTTTCTCGCAGCCCCTTCCCCGCGCGGTCCTCTTATTTCTCGAACTTTCCGGCGATGGTCGCTTCTTCTTCCCCGTTGTCATCTCTCTACTcctttcctcctcctcctcctcctcctcctcctcctcttcctcttcctcttcctcttcctcttccttctcCGCTTCCCTCCACCGCATTTTCGCCTCTCTTCTTCTCGGTGGCCTCCTCGACCTCGTCCTCGTCGGCCTTGCGAAGCACTTTGTCCGTCGACCCCGCCCCGTTTACAACAAGGGCATGCACCTCACCGTCGCCGTTGATCACTGGTCCTTCCCCAGCGGCCACTCCTCTAGGGTTTGCTTCATCGCTTCATTCTTGTGCCTCTTGTATGCGCCTGTCACGGAGTCTATCAAGCATTACG